A region from the Lolium perenne isolate Kyuss_39 chromosome 4, Kyuss_2.0, whole genome shotgun sequence genome encodes:
- the LOC127293723 gene encoding DNA repair protein recA homolog 1, chloroplastic, with protein sequence MATAAAAARLTPAVLPRPRRRVPAPCASASGASGSWRSRRLRCEFVASVGNGALSGEDDPRMIDRQKALDAAMSDINNSFGKGSVTRLGSAGGAFVETFPSGCLTLDFALGGGLPKGRVVEVYGPESSGKTTLALHAIAEIQRLGGNAMLVDAEHAFDPAYSKALGVDIENLIVCQPDNGEMALEIADRMCRSGAIDLICIDSVSALTPRAEIEGEIGMQQMGLQARLMSQALRKMSGNASKAGCTLMFLNQIRYKIGVFYGNPEVTSGGIALKFFASVRLEIRHIGKIKSAKGDEDIGVKVRVRVQKSKVSRPYKQAEFEIMFGEGVSKLGCIIDCAELMEVVAKKGSWYSYKDIRLGQGREKALQYLRENPTVSNEIEKIVRAMIPEGTRHMAMLAFGQSSSQPEEEEVYDD encoded by the exons ATGGCCACAGCCGCGGCCGCCGCACGTCTCACCCCCGCCGTCCTTCCCCGTCCCCGCAGGAGGGTCCCCGCGCCGTGCGCCTCAGCTAGCGGCGCCTCCGGCTCCTGGCGCAGCCGCCGGCTGCGCTGTGAGTTCGTTGCCAGCGTCGGGAACGGCGCGCTCTCCGGCGAGGACGACCCTCGAATGATAGACCGC CAAAAAGCTCTTGATGCAGCAATGAGTGACATAAACAACTCGTTTGGCAAAGGAAGTGTTACAAGATTAGGCAGTGCTGGTGGTGCTTTTGT TGAGACTTTTCCAAGTGGCTGCTTAACACTAGATTTTGCTTTGGGTGGTGGCCTTCCAAAAGGAAGAGTAGTAGAG GTCTATGGTCCAGAAAGCAGTGGAAAGACGACTCTGGCTCTGCATGCCATTGCTGAAATACAG AGGCTAGGAGGAAATGCCATGCTTGTCGATGCAGAGCATGCTTTCGATCCAGCTTATTCAAAAGCACTTGGGGTAGATATTGAAAATCTGATTGTCTGTCAGCCCGACAATGGAGAGATGGCACTAGAAA TTGCGGACCGCATGTGCAGATCTGGAGCAATAGATCTCATCTGTATTGATTCAGTATCAGCTCTCACTCCACGTGCGGAAATTGAA GGTGAGATAGGGATGCAGCAGATGGGTTTACAAGCTCGTCTGATGAGCCAAGCATTGAGAAAGATGTCAGGCAATGCCTCAAAGGCTGGTTGTACTCTTATGTTCTTGAATCAAATAAGATACAAG ATTGGAGTATTCTATGGGAATCCTGAAGTTACTAGTGGAGGGATAGCTTTGAAATTCTTTGCATCAGTTCGCCTAGAGATACGGCACATTGGAAAGATAAAATCT GCCAAGGGGGATGAAGATATTGGTGTCAAGGTCCGTGTCAGAGTGCAGAAGAGTAAA GTCTCCAGGCCCTACAAGCAAGCTGAATTTGAGATAATGTTTGGGGAGGGTGTTAGTAAATTG GGTTGTATTATTGATTGTGCCGAGCTGATGGAAGTTGTTGCAAAAAAGGGTTCATGGTATAGTTACAAAGATATAAG GCTGGGTCAAGGTAGAGAAAAGGCACTGCAGTATCTCCGAGAGAACCCAACCGTTTCCAATGAGATAGAAAAG ATAGTCCGAGCCATGATACCTGAAGGAACGAGACATATGGCCATGCTAGCTTTTGGACAGTCATCATCACAACCTGAAGAGGAAGAAGTATATGATGACTGA